One Trichormus variabilis 0441 genomic window, AGTTCTTGGTAACGTTTTTGATAATTGTTGATGTTTACTTCTATGGTGCGTTTTTGGTCATCTAAATACGCTAAGTTATTAGTATATTTTAATAAGATTTCTGGGGTGTTTTTCAGAAAAGTTTCTAATTCATTAATTTTAATATCTGGTTTTTTCAAGTTAGCATTCAAATTATTCACAATAGCTTGTGCTAGGTTAGCTGCTTGTTTTAAATTATCTTTAATTTCCTGACTTTGAGAATTAGCCCAATAAATTTTATGGCGGTATCTTAAAAGTCGGAGCAATTGAGGAGATAACTTGCTATTAATTTCCCTAATTGCATCTGTTTTAATTTGATCAGGAAACAAACAAATTAATAGATGATAACTATCATGCAAGTTTTGTGCTTTTGCTGGAAGTCGTTGCAGTTCAAATATAGTTCCACCAAAAAACTTACCTTGACCGATAAAATCATTTTGCCAATTTTGCTGCGGATGTAATTTTAATTGGGCAAAACATTCTTGTGCTGTGGCTTGGGGGTCTTGATTATCTGTAGATAACTGGCCCCAAATTAACCAACTTTGACCAAGGTTGCCATGTTGGTTATTTATTTTATTCAGAATTTCTGTTTGTAAATTATGCAAACAATCAATAGATTGCGGAGAGTATTTGTAATCGGATATATAGTTAGCAGTACAGTCTACTTGCAGTGCATAAGTATCTCCCATTTGGACGGGATAGTAATAACCATTTAAAGGACTGGGAAAAATTTCATATTTTTTATGACCTAGTAATTCAACATAATCTAAACTATCTGTTTCTGCTTGGGCTAGTTCTGCAAGCTGTTTACTATCTAACTGATTACCATAAACTTTTTGCCAAAAAAGTTGCCGATTTTGTTTGAGTTTTTCTTCATCTTGTCCCAAACCAGCTTTAAGGTCATAAAGAAACAAATCGAGGGTGGGATAAATTAATTGATAATTTTGATTCATAATGTTTTTGTTTCGCGTAAAGACGCAAAGAAAGACGCTATAATTATGACTTTGGCAAGAAGTCTATTCATAAGGAAAAAATGGTGTTGATGACTTCTTTCGCTGTTTTTATAGGATTTAACGCCTGAAAAACTTGCTGTGCTATTACTGCTAATTTATTTTGATCAACTTTTCGATCAAATTTGACTAGCTGCTCTTCAATTTCTCTCGAAGCATTGTCAATTTCTGTATTTGTGGAATCTGGTTTATATTGAGGTAAACTTTCCACACCTTTACTGCGGAGTTGAGCGATCGCATCTATATTGTCATATATTTGATCGTAGGCGGCTTTGAGGGGAGGGTGACTGATGGCGATCGCATATAGTTGCTCGATATCGCCAGGAATATTAATTGTCTGTAGTTGTGCCTGAATATGACTTGGTAATGGTGAGTCAAGCTGGTAGAGTGCGAAAATAAAGGCTTTTAGTTCTGATACTTCTAATGGTTTCATTGTGAAAAGTTGCCAGTAATAGTAAAAGCTGCCCAGAAGTAAGGGTGATTATAGGGTTGTTTACTAGGTTCTGGGTTATTCTTAAGTTTATTTAAATGGCGTGACCAGCAATTGTAAAGGAGTCCTTGATTTTCAGGAACTTTGGCAAGTTGCGCTGCATACCATTGTGCTAGTTCTGCATTGGTGACATTTCGCAACCATTGGGTAGCTTCAGCTAAAGCTATAGTTTCTGGTTTACCTTGTTGCAGCAGTTGGTAAAACTGAATCATCACCAAAGCACTAGCGGCTGATTCTACAGTCCACAGGGTACTGACGACATGAGCCACACCGCAACCCATAAAGCCACTGACAAGCCCTACATATTCTGTAGTGATGGTGTGATTTCCGGTGATTGCAGTTTCGCAAGCTGCTAAGGTGACGAGTTGATAGCTTTGCAATTTAAAGCCGTGGATATCCGCTAGAGTTAACTTGTCTTCATCTGCTAATGCTAAAAAAGATAACGCCGGATTTTGGAAGTTATATACACCATGTCCTGTAAAGTGAAAAATATTGTAGCTTTGGGGCAAAGCATTTATCAGTGCTTTTTGTGTGGCTTGTTCAGAATGCAGACGTGTAGGGTTGGCAAACATTTGGCTGATGGCTTCTGATTCGATTTCGGCGAAATCTAATGAGGGATAACCCGTACTGTTGGGATGTTCGATGCTAAGTAAATTTTTTTGGTTATAATTGTCTTTCTTAACAGAGATAGAGCCAATTTTTGCACTGGGTAAATAGCTGATGGTAAATTCAGGTGGAAACAGTGCATGAAGAGGGAAGCGGTGCAAATCGCGGTGAGGAATGAGAATTAATTGAGTAATATCTGGAATTGTGGAGACGACAGCATTTATATCGAGAATATGACTCAGATTCCGCAGCATTTCGGGTAAATTGTCGCGCCATGTTCTATCTTTTTCGCCTTGCTTGTCTTTATCCTTGGGATAATTGGCGTATTGTTCGTTCCATTTTTTCACCCAGGCTTCAAAATCGCGTAAACGTTGCGCCTGAGTTAGACACTCGGTATTGCCTAAAACAATTGGTGACGGGGCGTTATGTTTAAGAATGAAAGTATGTAAGGCGTAAGAACTGAGATGCCAATAAACAATGGCAGTTGAAGGATTAAGCAGTTGTTGTATTTCTGAATAATTAGGAGAAGAAATTTCATCGCTCCATCCATCCAAAAGCCAACGCAAGCAAGTATTTTTGCCTTCTTCTGCCAATTCAATCGCTTGCAGCAAATCTCCAGACTGCACGGCTAAATCAACAGTTAACTGCTGAATCCAAGCAAATTTTAAAGCTAGTTGTTTTTTACTTCGCTCAGAGCGATTTGGTTCATTTAATAAGCGCCGCAACAACTCAGTACCTTGGCGCTGGAGTTCTGTAGCTTCGGCTATTTCTCCCAAATCTAACAGCACGCGAATTAAATCTTGCAAAACTTCCAGATGCAACTCAGGAAAATTTGTTGCTGTGAGAGTTTGCAGTGCCGTTTTGTAACTGTTAATAGCTTTGCGCCAAAAATAGCGAGTGTTATAATTACCTCGCCCTTGGTAATAATGAGAATCACCTATCGCCCGATGCAATTTTCCCCAACCTTCTGGGTGAGTTTCTTGCTGACAATGTTTTAATCCTTCCTCATAGCTGGCTAATCTTCCCTCATAGCCACGCTTATTTAAATCTGGATTGTTAAATTTTAAAGCTAGGTTATGTGCTGCCGCATGAGGTAAAGGAAATGTAGAGAAATCTATCCTCTCTACTATTACGTTTCCAGCTACAATTCCTCGGTTCATCCAAGCTATGTAAAAGTCAGCTTTGAATTCTATGGCTTTGTCATAAGATGTGATCGCTTCTTGAAATCGCCCTAAATTACTCAGCGCCACACCTCGGTTGTACCAAGCTGAGTAGTCGTCAGCTTTGAATTCTATGGCTTTGTCATAAGATGCGATCGCTTCTTCAAATCGCCCCAAATTAGCCAGCGCCACACCTCGGTAATTCCAAGCTGAGTAGTCGTCAGCTTTGAATTCTATAGCTTTGTCATAAGATGCGATCGCTTCTTCAAATTGCCCTAAATTATCCAGCGCCACACCTCGGTTGTACCAAGCTGAGTAGTCGTCAGCTTTGAATTCTATGGCTTTGTCATAAGATGCGATCGCTTCTTCAAATTTCTCTAAATTGAATAGTGTGTTACCCCTACCATACCAAGCATTGAATACTTCTGGAAAGTTGGGATTGATTTGCAAAGCAGTTTCAAACGAGGTCAGTGCTTCTTGATATAATTTGAGGCTATTTAAGATTACCCCACGATTAGTCCAAGCTTCAGGAAAATTATGTTTGAATTCTATAGCCCTATTATAAGAAGCGATCGCTTGTTCAAATCGCCCCAAATTACACAGCGCCACACCCCGGCTGTACCAAGCTGAGTCATCGTCAGGCTTGAATTCTATAGCTTTGTCAAAAGATGTGATTGCTTGTTCTAATTGCCCTAAATTAGCCAGTGCCACACCTTGATTTAACCAAGCCTCTGCTTCGTCACTCGTCAATTCAATAGCATCATTGAATTGATTACTTGTTTCTTCTTCCTCCGCGTCCTCTGCGCCTCTGCGGTTCGTTTCTCCTCCCCCCAACCGCCTCCCAATATCACCCGCAACATCACTAACTTCCCCAATACTCAACTCACCCAGCCGCACCATCCGACTTACCAATTCATCATTTGGCTTAGCTGAAGCGAACAATCTTTCGCCAAAACCCCGCAACCACTCCACCAAATCACCTTCATTGATGTGCTTTGCAGCCAAGAAACCTTTTGCTTCTCCTCTAGTCAAGCCATCATTGACTTCTGCTAACAACTGGAGAAACAACGATTCATACTCCGCATCCGTTAACCGTTGCGGTGGTTCTACTTTGTTCTGTTCCCTGACTGGGGAATGCTTTCTGCCAAATAAACGCCCAAAAGACCTCTTGAGCCACTGCCAAAGTTGCTTGAGCATCTGCCGCAATCATGTATCGCTTTTATGATACATTCTAGCAATTTTACGGTTGGTCATTGGTCATTGGTTATTGGTAAGCGTTTCCGGGATATTTACGTTTTGTAATCACGAATAGATTCTTGATTGCAAGATGAATTGCGATCGCATCTTTGTCGCACAGCAGAACTTTCTCAAATAATTTTGAACTTATGGAATTACTCAAAACCTTTATCAGTAATGGATTCAAACAATTGTTTAACCGTTTTATTTGAGATTTTTACTAAAAATCAAGTTTACCATAGAGGTTAAGCTGAAATTGTTCAATCGTTTTATTTTATCGACAACGGCAGATTAAATATTCGAACTGTAATAATTGTTTAACCGAATTCTTTGTCTACAAATATTTGTAGAGTAGATAAGATAATTTCTAGATGTGACTACTATATCACATCTAGAAATATTTTTTTTGGCATTGCCTAAAGCAATACTGTGTCTATCTCGCCAAAACTGATTTGTTAGATGGTAATGTCAGGTTGTCTCGCCACATATCAATTCCCATAGCAAATCTATCCCATCTCCAATATATTCAGAATCTTGGTTTTCATTAATCCATCGAGAAAGATTAATGACTACGCTATGAGTTTTTTCATCGATTTTCTTCAGCACAAATGCGCCAATAAGACGCACATTAAATTCTGAGTCTTTGAGGAGTTCTAGTAAGCCAGGAATTGCTGCTTCTTTACCTATATTACCCAACGCAAATGCGGCACTAGACCGCACATTCAATTCTGAGCCTTTGAGAAGTTCTAGTAAGCTAGGAATTGCTGCTTCTGTACCTATGTTACCCAACGCATTTGCGGCACTAGACCGCACATTAGATTCTGAGTCTTTGAGGAGTTCTAGTAAGCTAGGAATTGCTGCTTCTGTACCTATGTTACCTAACGCAAATGCGGCACTAGACCGCACATTAGATTCTGAGTCTTTGAGGAGTTCTAGTAAGCCAGGAATTGCTGCTTCTGTACCTATGTTACCTAACGCAAATGCGGCACTAGACCGCACATTAGATTCTGAGTCTTTGAGGAGTTCTAGTAAGCCAGGAATTGCTGCTTCTGTACCTATTCTAACTAACGCATTTACGGCACTAGACCGCACATTAGATTCTGAGTCTTTGAGAAGTTCTAGTAAGCCAGGAATTGCTACTTCTGTACCTATATTACCTAACGCATCTGCGGCACTAGACCGCACATTAGATTCTGAGTCTTTGAGGAGTTCTAGTAAGCCAGGAATTGCTGCTTCTGTACCTATTCTACCTAACGCAAATGCGGCACTAGACCGCACATTAGATTCTGAGTCTTTGAGGAGTTCTAGTAAGCCAGGAATTGCTGCTTCTGTACCTATTATGCCTAACGCAAATGCGGCACTAGACCGCACATTAGATTCTGAGTCTTTGAGGAGTTCTAGTAAGCCAGGAATTGCTGCCTCTGTACCTATTCTAACTAACGCAAATGCGGCACTAGACCGCACATTAGATTCTGAGTCTTTGAGGAGTTCTAGTAAGCCAGGAATTGCTGTTTCTGTACCTATGTTACCTAACGCATTTGCGGCACTAGACCGCACATTAGATTCTGAGTCTTTGAGGAGTTCTAGTAAGCCAGGAATTGCTGTTTCTGTACCTATTCTACCTAACGCATTTGCGGCACTAGACCGCACATTAGATTCTGAGTCTTTGAGGAGTTCTAGTAATCTATCAACTGCCGCCTTTTTCTCTCCTAATGCAGCACGATATTTTTGAAATCGTACTTGTTCTATTTGTTGTTCTTTCTCTTTTAACAATTGCAAAGCTTGAGTTTGAAAAGCCGTTTCATTCAGGCTACATAAAATTTGAAATACTTGTGATTTAATTTGAGAACTAACTTGCAAAGAATCGCTGACTTCAAGATTTACTAAATTTTGTAAAATTTCTATGGCTGGAGAATCTTTGGCAGTTTTTAAATTTTTGATATCTTCAGCAAGGCAATTCCCAGCAAATAATAAGTCACGATGCAACCACTGTTCATATTCGCTATTCTTGCTGAGAACTTTTCTAATAGCTGTAGCCGCTTTATTTGGTGCTTGCTGAGTAATTAATAGCAGTAATACCTCTCGCCAATGAGGGTCATGGAGATGCTGATCAATATACTGTAAAACAATATCAAAATCGTCTTGATCGTCTGCTTGATAATTAATTTCTCTAGCACACAGATATTCCTGAAAGGTTTTATGCACAAAAGCATAGCAATCTTGACCTTGTTCATTAAGCAGTCCAGTACGTTCCTGAATCAAACTTAAAAACCGTTTCGCTTTCTCCTCTGCTTTATAAAGTTCAATTTCCTTCAAAGATTTGATTTCTCTTTTTAATTTGTCAAGCAAATCTTCACAAGCAATTAGTGTTCCCCCTTCTTTATCTGCTGTACTGCCTTGTCCATGAATCCAAAAGGCTAATTTTCGCATCAAAAATAGTAAATCTTCAATATCAATATCTTGTAAAAAATGGTTGACGTTAATTTCCTTATTCGCATCCCAAGAAGTTAAGAGAGTTTCTACGGCTTTCTCATAAAGTTTGTGACGACCTTTAGGCAAAACTGCCTGGTAGCGGTGAATCAGAGCAATAATAGTCAACAGCAAAGGGTTACGCGCTAGTAATTTGAGACGCTCATTTTTATTTAATGCTTCTCGTAAAGTTGTTTTACGTCGCTCTGCCTCTGATTTATCCTGAATACGGCTGTTATACCAACAGTTAATAAACTTTTCTATCTTCTCATCATCAAAAGATAAAAGCTCGTAATGGGCAAACTCTTGAGTATTGAAAAAATCACGTTTATAACCAGCAGGACGAGAAGTAATAACTGCACAATTTGTCGGAAATTGTCCTAAAAAATTCTCAATTTTCCGCACTACATCATATCGTTTATTTTCCTGAGCAATTTCATCCAATCCATCAAAAAAGATAAAAGTGTGTCCATCTTCTAACCAATATTCAAAAAAACCTACAGGTAAGGTTTTAACACATAGATTTTTTTCAACAAATTGCTTAACATATTCAATAACGCTAATATTTGCTTGCCTAGCAAAATCTCGTATAGGAATTATAATAGGTAAATAGTCTGCTGCTGTTATATTCAGTTGTTCAATCTGCTTCTGAGCTAACATCACCACAAAATAACTCAGTAAAGTAGTTTTTCCAGAGCCGGGCGCACCTAAAAGAACAAACTTTTGGCAGTTGGTTTGACTTAAAATTTGGGAAGCTAAAAATTTTCTCCCGGAAGATTTTCTTAAAGCACGCTGTCTCTGTTCCCAAAGTAATTGTTGCTGACTTTGGCTCAAATTGGATGACAATAACTCTGTTTCGATGCTGGAGTTGAGATTATTTATATCCTTGTGGTTATCCTCCTGCACTTCTGGTAATACAAAAATATTTACTAGCTTCTCCGATTTTTCTACTTCTTGTCCTGGTACAGCAATCCCAGCAAACTTAACATCATCAAACCAATTTACTAATTGCTGAAGATAGTTTTCCTTGGCAATCTGAAACCTTATGCAATTATCTGTATTTTGAAAATAAGTTGTAACAAAAACCTCCATCCATGAATAAACATAATCAATTTTAATTTCTTTCATTTTTGAGTCAGCTAAAGCTGCTTTTTGGAAAACAACAGCTAAATAATCTACATCAGGCTTTCCCTCATTTTCTAAAGGTTTCTGTAGCTCTGACAATCCTTGTTCTTTAAAAAAATTACATAAAAATTTTGGTATAAAGTCTGGTGGACAAGAATAAAATAATCGGGTTTCTTGCTTACAAGCTTCTATCGTTGCAGTTTTAATCGCCTTATCTAAATCACTAGGGTTAAGTTTGCTCGTAACACCACTCAGTAAAGCTTTAGAAACTTCTACTGTGACTAATTCTCCTACCCATGCACCAACCATTGCACCAATCATTATGATGGTCTCCACATAATTGATTTAAATGAATAAGTATAGATTATATATTGATACTAATGATACCAGTATATTTACTATATTAATTAAACTTACGCAATTTTTTTCTGATTTTTCGCTGTTTGAAGTCTTTTATCATCTAATTTTGGGCTGCTTATACTTGCTACCAGAGTTTACTTAGCGAAAACCAGCAACTGAATAAAAAAGACTACAGAAAGATTTGCGAATAGCAGCAATTGCCCTTTCCATAAATGCAGTGATGGTTACTCGTAACCAAAAGGATTTCTCTCAAATTCCCAGTTTAGTGCTGGAGAATGGAACAAATTAAAACAGAGGAATTTTCACTACGATGAAAATACTACAATAAAGTAGTAACGCATCTAACCTCTGGAGTTCTAACAGTGGGCTTATTTGATGATTTGAGTCGGTTTCTGGAAAACCGTTTAGAGGAATTCTTGCGGAATAATCCACATTTGGAGTTGGAGGCGCTGTTAGAACAGCTGCGTCAGCAAGAGGAAGATACTTTAAAGTTGATAGCAGATTTACAGTTACAAGAGAAGCGATCGCAAGAAGATATTCTCGCCACAGCGCAAGAAATCCAGCGTTGGCATATCCGAGTTCAAAAAGCCAAAAATGCTAATAGACAAGATTTG contains:
- a CDS encoding CHAT domain-containing protein, encoding MLKQLWQWLKRSFGRLFGRKHSPVREQNKVEPPQRLTDAEYESLFLQLLAEVNDGLTRGEAKGFLAAKHINEGDLVEWLRGFGERLFASAKPNDELVSRMVRLGELSIGEVSDVAGDIGRRLGGGETNRRGAEDAEEEETSNQFNDAIELTSDEAEAWLNQGVALANLGQLEQAITSFDKAIEFKPDDDSAWYSRGVALCNLGRFEQAIASYNRAIEFKHNFPEAWTNRGVILNSLKLYQEALTSFETALQINPNFPEVFNAWYGRGNTLFNLEKFEEAIASYDKAIEFKADDYSAWYNRGVALDNLGQFEEAIASYDKAIEFKADDYSAWNYRGVALANLGRFEEAIASYDKAIEFKADDYSAWYNRGVALSNLGRFQEAITSYDKAIEFKADFYIAWMNRGIVAGNVIVERIDFSTFPLPHAAAHNLALKFNNPDLNKRGYEGRLASYEEGLKHCQQETHPEGWGKLHRAIGDSHYYQGRGNYNTRYFWRKAINSYKTALQTLTATNFPELHLEVLQDLIRVLLDLGEIAEATELQRQGTELLRRLLNEPNRSERSKKQLALKFAWIQQLTVDLAVQSGDLLQAIELAEEGKNTCLRWLLDGWSDEISSPNYSEIQQLLNPSTAIVYWHLSSYALHTFILKHNAPSPIVLGNTECLTQAQRLRDFEAWVKKWNEQYANYPKDKDKQGEKDRTWRDNLPEMLRNLSHILDINAVVSTIPDITQLILIPHRDLHRFPLHALFPPEFTISYLPSAKIGSISVKKDNYNQKNLLSIEHPNSTGYPSLDFAEIESEAISQMFANPTRLHSEQATQKALINALPQSYNIFHFTGHGVYNFQNPALSFLALADEDKLTLADIHGFKLQSYQLVTLAACETAITGNHTITTEYVGLVSGFMGCGVAHVVSTLWTVESAASALVMIQFYQLLQQGKPETIALAEATQWLRNVTNAELAQWYAAQLAKVPENQGLLYNCWSRHLNKLKNNPEPSKQPYNHPYFWAAFTITGNFSQ
- a CDS encoding HEAT repeat domain-containing protein; the encoded protein is METIIMIGAMVGAWVGELVTVEVSKALLSGVTSKLNPSDLDKAIKTATIEACKQETRLFYSCPPDFIPKFLCNFFKEQGLSELQKPLENEGKPDVDYLAVVFQKAALADSKMKEIKIDYVYSWMEVFVTTYFQNTDNCIRFQIAKENYLQQLVNWFDDVKFAGIAVPGQEVEKSEKLVNIFVLPEVQEDNHKDINNLNSSIETELLSSNLSQSQQQLLWEQRQRALRKSSGRKFLASQILSQTNCQKFVLLGAPGSGKTTLLSYFVVMLAQKQIEQLNITAADYLPIIIPIRDFARQANISVIEYVKQFVEKNLCVKTLPVGFFEYWLEDGHTFIFFDGLDEIAQENKRYDVVRKIENFLGQFPTNCAVITSRPAGYKRDFFNTQEFAHYELLSFDDEKIEKFINCWYNSRIQDKSEAERRKTTLREALNKNERLKLLARNPLLLTIIALIHRYQAVLPKGRHKLYEKAVETLLTSWDANKEINVNHFLQDIDIEDLLFLMRKLAFWIHGQGSTADKEGGTLIACEDLLDKLKREIKSLKEIELYKAEEKAKRFLSLIQERTGLLNEQGQDCYAFVHKTFQEYLCAREINYQADDQDDFDIVLQYIDQHLHDPHWREVLLLLITQQAPNKAATAIRKVLSKNSEYEQWLHRDLLFAGNCLAEDIKNLKTAKDSPAIEILQNLVNLEVSDSLQVSSQIKSQVFQILCSLNETAFQTQALQLLKEKEQQIEQVRFQKYRAALGEKKAAVDRLLELLKDSESNVRSSAANALGRIGTETAIPGLLELLKDSESNVRSSAANALGNIGTETAIPGLLELLKDSESNVRSSAAFALVRIGTEAAIPGLLELLKDSESNVRSSAAFALGIIGTEAAIPGLLELLKDSESNVRSSAAFALGRIGTEAAIPGLLELLKDSESNVRSSAADALGNIGTEVAIPGLLELLKDSESNVRSSAVNALVRIGTEAAIPGLLELLKDSESNVRSSAAFALGNIGTEAAIPGLLELLKDSESNVRSSAAFALGNIGTEAAIPSLLELLKDSESNVRSSAANALGNIGTEAAIPSLLELLKGSELNVRSSAAFALGNIGKEAAIPGLLELLKDSEFNVRLIGAFVLKKIDEKTHSVVINLSRWINENQDSEYIGDGIDLLWELICGETT